In one window of Pseudobdellovibrionaceae bacterium DNA:
- a CDS encoding polysaccharide deacetylase family protein, whose product MKLKIISLFITLFYSLFGFAGEISITIDDPNQTFKWDLFSKPERDKMIRAALSRFQVKAALFVCGMRVDTPQGKKLLEEWDREGHLIANHTYSHKNYHGVSYDFFKNDILAVEPLLTGLKNYERYFRFPQLKAGNSKEKRDRIRSFFDSNGFKNGYVTVDASDWYIDYRLRNKINKDPKFDIQKFKNYYLKHIWERTKYYDQLAKKLTGRSIRHTLLIHHNSINALFLEDILKMYTSKGWKVIDAKDAFQDQVFLVRPNVVPAGESIIWSMAKEKGFSDLRYPAEDARYEKPEMDRLGL is encoded by the coding sequence GTGAAATTAAAAATCATAAGTTTATTTATTACTTTATTCTACTCATTATTTGGTTTTGCAGGAGAGATAAGTATTACAATAGATGATCCAAATCAAACCTTTAAGTGGGATCTTTTTTCAAAGCCTGAAAGAGATAAAATGATACGTGCGGCGCTCTCAAGGTTTCAAGTCAAAGCTGCACTTTTTGTATGCGGAATGCGCGTAGACACTCCCCAAGGAAAAAAACTTTTAGAGGAATGGGACAGGGAGGGCCACCTTATTGCGAATCACACTTACTCACATAAAAACTATCATGGTGTGAGTTATGATTTTTTTAAAAACGATATCCTAGCTGTTGAGCCGTTATTAACAGGGCTTAAAAATTATGAGCGTTATTTTAGGTTTCCACAATTAAAAGCAGGAAACTCTAAGGAGAAAAGAGACAGAATAAGGTCTTTTTTCGATTCTAACGGTTTTAAAAACGGGTATGTAACTGTAGATGCGTCAGATTGGTATATTGATTATCGACTTAGAAATAAAATAAATAAAGACCCAAAATTTGATATTCAAAAATTTAAAAATTATTACTTAAAGCATATTTGGGAAAGAACAAAATACTATGATCAACTTGCAAAAAAACTCACTGGTAGGAGTATAAGGCATACACTTTTAATTCATCACAATTCAATAAATGCATTGTTTCTTGAAGATATACTAAAAATGTATACATCAAAAGGTTGGAAAGTCATTGATGCTAAAGACGCATTTCAAGACCAAGTATTTTTAGTACGACCAAATGTAGTTCCTGCTGGAGAAAGTATTATTTGGTCTATGGCCAAGGAGAAGGGCTTTTCTGACCTGAGATATCCTGCTGAAGATGCTCGTTATGAAAAACCTGAAATGGATAGGCTTGGTTTGTAA
- the greA gene encoding transcription elongation factor GreA, translating into MTSDRHPMTITGKARLEAELKHLLQVERPEVVRAIEEARGHGDLSENADYDAAKERQAFCESRINDLQAKLAAADVVDPSKLKSDKIIFGATVTLEDQESGGTVTYQIVGEDEADVKAGKISIFSPLSRAMIGKSKGDLIEFSSPKGDKEYEVLNFVFK; encoded by the coding sequence ATGACTAGCGATAGACATCCAATGACGATTACAGGAAAAGCTCGACTGGAAGCGGAGTTAAAGCACCTCCTTCAAGTGGAACGCCCTGAAGTGGTGCGAGCCATCGAAGAGGCTCGCGGACACGGTGATCTGAGTGAAAATGCTGACTACGATGCCGCCAAAGAGCGTCAGGCCTTTTGTGAATCTCGTATCAATGACCTGCAGGCTAAATTGGCCGCTGCCGATGTGGTGGATCCCAGTAAATTAAAGTCAGACAAAATCATTTTCGGTGCCACGGTCACATTGGAAGACCAAGAATCCGGCGGCACTGTGACTTATCAGATCGTTGGCGAAGACGAAGCCGATGTGAAGGCCGGGAAGATTTCCATTTTTTCGCCCTTATCTCGCGCGATGATTGGAAAATCAAAGGGTGATCTGATAGAGTTTAGCAGTCCTAAAGGCGATAAAGAGTATGAGGTTTTGAATTTCGTCTTTAAGTGA
- a CDS encoding sigma-54-dependent Fis family transcriptional regulator yields the protein MKPKILIVDDEQSVHGSFLLAYRGSEVESMAEFEFAFSYDEAIEKFKADPFNYCVAFIDYQFEEKNEIHAVGHLLAKKLKDINPCVTTIIMSGEDSQEALKDWLGSGVDKFLFKPLSNEVIRAISENAIESYNHNLLEEQTNKYTSKEQKLVGLAGKSENIKQVSKLAIKYASCDQPALILGETGTGKELIARAIHDNSQRASRAFVVVNCAAITNTLFESELFGHVKGSFTDAKEDKPGKFRQADGGTIFLDEIHHLNLEQQASLLRVLQEKQVQPVGGKNPIPVDFRLIVAGKPNLRELSENGEFLPDLYFRIKHLDLTILPLRERPEDILPTIAYTQNKIEANKGIYKKIMKPTLDKLVSYNWPGNVRELIGEIERLYVVVDKSIIKESDLPKHILEQKSFSYYSSSDDDLITLEDLELMHKNQQMALIIKAMKLSNYNVAKAGRILGVSRTTLSSKLKALGLQGKKGTMMELILNNLLGGKKEDSRYESRNSYSYFNTSHV from the coding sequence ATGAAACCAAAAATTTTAATCGTGGATGATGAGCAGTCTGTGCATGGCAGCTTTCTTTTGGCCTACCGCGGATCAGAAGTTGAAAGCATGGCCGAGTTTGAATTTGCCTTTAGCTATGATGAGGCCATAGAAAAATTTAAAGCTGATCCATTTAACTACTGTGTAGCCTTTATTGATTATCAGTTTGAAGAAAAAAATGAAATTCATGCTGTTGGACATCTTTTGGCCAAAAAGCTTAAAGACATCAACCCTTGTGTAACAACAATCATCATGTCTGGTGAAGATTCACAAGAGGCTCTTAAAGATTGGCTTGGCTCAGGTGTAGATAAATTTTTATTTAAGCCTCTCTCCAATGAAGTGATTCGGGCCATTTCTGAAAATGCTATCGAGTCCTACAATCACAACCTACTTGAAGAACAAACTAATAAATACACCTCTAAGGAGCAAAAGCTTGTTGGGCTTGCGGGAAAGTCTGAAAATATTAAGCAGGTTTCAAAACTTGCTATTAAATATGCTTCTTGTGACCAACCAGCTCTCATCTTAGGAGAAACAGGAACAGGTAAGGAACTCATTGCCAGAGCCATTCACGATAACTCTCAACGGGCTTCAAGAGCATTCGTTGTTGTTAATTGCGCAGCCATTACTAATACTCTTTTTGAAAGTGAACTTTTTGGCCATGTAAAAGGATCTTTTACTGATGCAAAAGAAGATAAGCCTGGGAAATTTAGACAAGCTGATGGAGGAACCATTTTTTTGGATGAAATTCATCACCTAAACCTAGAGCAACAAGCTTCACTTCTTCGAGTGCTTCAAGAAAAACAAGTGCAGCCAGTAGGAGGTAAAAATCCAATACCTGTTGATTTTAGATTGATTGTCGCAGGAAAGCCAAACTTAAGAGAGCTTTCAGAAAATGGCGAGTTTTTGCCTGATTTGTATTTTAGAATTAAACACCTAGATCTCACAATTTTACCTTTAAGAGAAAGACCCGAGGACATTCTTCCCACCATTGCCTACACCCAAAACAAAATTGAAGCAAACAAAGGTATTTATAAAAAAATTATGAAGCCTACACTAGATAAACTAGTCAGCTACAATTGGCCAGGTAATGTCAGAGAGCTTATCGGAGAAATTGAACGACTTTATGTAGTGGTTGATAAATCAATTATAAAAGAAAGTGATCTTCCAAAACATATTTTAGAGCAAAAATCATTTTCCTATTATAGCTCTAGCGATGATGATTTGATTACATTGGAAGATTTAGAACTCATGCATAAAAACCAACAAATGGCCCTTATCATTAAGGCTATGAAGTTAAGTAATTATAATGTGGCCAAGGCCGGAAGGATTTTAGGAGTGAGCCGAACCACTCTCTCATCAAAATTAAAGGCCCTGGGACTGCAAGGTAAAAAGGGCACCATGATGGAATTAATATTAAACAACCTCTTAGGGGGTAAAAAGGAGGATAGTCGTTATGAAAGCAGAAATTCTTACAGCTATTTTAACACTTCTCACGTTTAA
- a CDS encoding helix-turn-helix transcriptional regulator, which translates to MSKEKEAWLKNLAKNIKSLRKEKGMSQQALAEKSRLSIATIAKIEICAVENPTLDTIVSLGRALGVKDSLLLLR; encoded by the coding sequence ATGTCAAAAGAGAAAGAGGCTTGGCTAAAAAATTTAGCTAAAAATATTAAATCACTGCGTAAAGAAAAGGGAATGTCGCAACAGGCCCTTGCTGAAAAATCGCGGTTATCTATTGCTACAATTGCAAAGATAGAAATCTGTGCTGTTGAAAATCCAACATTGGACACGATTGTATCTTTGGGGCGAGCTCTAGGAGTGAAAGATAGTCTTTTACTCTTGCGGTAG
- a CDS encoding DUF3307 domain-containing protein translates to MTISIETLFLLLILFQIKHFVGDFPLQREYMLKKVLPGWDFFLPLTVHCAVHGLLALAILLYYTPHLWWLSLVDFVVHFIMDRIKSGPRYLGRFDDKSKPGYWNAFGLDQMVHHLTSIFIIWWMYSH, encoded by the coding sequence ATGACGATCAGCATTGAGACCTTGTTTTTACTCTTAATTCTATTTCAAATAAAACACTTTGTAGGTGATTTTCCTCTACAGCGTGAATACATGCTTAAAAAAGTGTTGCCGGGTTGGGATTTTTTTCTCCCTCTCACGGTTCACTGTGCCGTGCATGGATTATTAGCCCTGGCCATATTGTTGTACTACACGCCGCACTTGTGGTGGTTGAGCCTAGTGGATTTTGTGGTGCATTTTATTATGGACCGAATCAAATCTGGGCCCCGCTATCTCGGGCGTTTTGACGACAAATCTAAGCCGGGCTACTGGAATGCTTTTGGTTTAGATCAAATGGTGCATCACCTGACCAGCATTTTTATTATCTGGTGGATGTACTCTCACTGA
- the sohB gene encoding protease SohB: protein MDQLLEIAVFAGKIILIVVGVAAIAGIIASQAMRFRTDNRLIVEHLNKKYDAFANALRSYMLDKKTFKGLTKKQKKSSKSKKKEPKNRRNIFVVDFHGDIKASAVDYLRDEITAVLSVAEKGDEVVVRLESPGGMVHSYGLAASQLARIKEHKLHLTVCVDKVAASGGYMMACTGNKIIAAPFAVLGSIGVLAQVPNFHKLLKKHDVDYEEFTAGEYKRTLTLLGEITDKKKEKFVSQIEDTHTLFKDFVSTHRPQLDMATVATGEHWYGTRAKGLGLLDEIMTSDEYLFSHKDTADIYALKMEHKKKAVEKISEAFSKAISEGVEKAIDSARGWKIFS, encoded by the coding sequence ATGGACCAGCTGCTCGAAATAGCCGTCTTTGCCGGAAAGATAATTTTGATCGTAGTTGGTGTTGCGGCCATCGCGGGCATCATCGCCAGCCAAGCCATGCGTTTTCGCACTGACAATCGGTTGATCGTTGAGCACCTCAATAAAAAATATGACGCTTTTGCCAATGCCCTTCGCTCTTACATGCTGGATAAAAAAACTTTTAAAGGTCTAACGAAAAAACAAAAAAAATCCTCTAAATCGAAGAAAAAAGAACCTAAAAATCGACGAAACATTTTCGTTGTGGACTTTCACGGCGACATCAAGGCCTCCGCCGTAGACTACCTTCGCGACGAAATCACTGCTGTACTGAGTGTGGCCGAAAAAGGCGATGAGGTGGTAGTTCGACTTGAGAGCCCTGGCGGCATGGTCCATAGCTACGGCTTGGCAGCCTCGCAATTGGCTCGAATTAAAGAACATAAACTTCACCTCACCGTTTGCGTCGACAAAGTGGCCGCCAGCGGAGGTTACATGATGGCTTGTACGGGAAATAAAATTATTGCTGCCCCGTTTGCAGTCCTAGGATCTATTGGTGTCTTAGCGCAAGTGCCAAACTTTCATAAACTTTTGAAAAAACATGATGTGGATTATGAGGAATTCACGGCGGGCGAGTACAAGCGCACCCTCACTCTGCTTGGCGAAATCACTGACAAGAAAAAAGAGAAATTTGTTTCTCAGATTGAAGACACGCACACCCTTTTTAAAGACTTTGTCAGCACTCATAGGCCCCAGCTGGATATGGCCACCGTGGCCACAGGTGAGCACTGGTACGGGACACGAGCCAAAGGCCTTGGCCTTCTTGACGAAATCATGACTAGCGACGAGTACTTGTTCTCGCACAAAGACACCGCAGATATCTATGCCCTTAAAATGGAGCATAAGAAAAAAGCTGTGGAAAAAATATCAGAAGCTTTCAGCAAGGCCATCAGTGAGGGCGTTGAGAAAGCCATTGATTCCGCTCGGGGATGGAAAATCTTCAGTTGA
- a CDS encoding helix-turn-helix transcriptional regulator has protein sequence MSTKKKKTPAYDKLSKKFGKVTFASHLEAVIETDFDSRAACAKKLGMSPQSLHDYITAKRIPSPSLAGKMAKKLGYPPAAFIELALSDSVKKAGYKYDVKLESA, from the coding sequence ATGAGTACTAAAAAGAAAAAAACACCAGCCTATGACAAGCTTTCAAAAAAGTTTGGAAAAGTGACCTTTGCTAGCCACTTGGAAGCAGTTATTGAGACGGATTTTGATAGCAGGGCTGCCTGCGCCAAAAAGCTTGGGATGAGCCCTCAGTCTTTACATGATTATATTACTGCTAAAAGAATCCCCTCTCCCTCTTTAGCAGGGAAGATGGCGAAAAAATTGGGGTATCCGCCAGCGGCTTTTATTGAATTGGCCTTATCAGATTCAGTAAAAAAAGCGGGCTATAAATATGATGTAAAGCTGGAATCAGCTTAA